One Glycine max cultivar Williams 82 chromosome 6, Glycine_max_v4.0, whole genome shotgun sequence DNA segment encodes these proteins:
- the LOC100816834 gene encoding gibberellin 20 oxidase 2 isoform X1: protein MPYAKMSPPLMELSASTLVLYPASQPPQEPKNENNGGIVFDSKNLQQMQGEMPKEFLWPSRDLVDTTQEELKEPLVDLAIFKNGDEKAISNAAELVRKACLKHGFFQVINHGVDPDLIDAAYHEIDSIFKLPLSKKMGAKRKPGGVSGYSGAHADRYSSKLPWKETFSFLYDHQSFSNSQIVDYFKSVLGEDLQHTGRVYQKYCEAMKDLSLVIMELLGISLGVDREHYRRFFQDGDSIMRCNYYPPCNRANLTLGTGPHTDPTSLTILHQDQVGGLEVFVDNKWLAVRPRSEALVINIGDTFMALSNGRYKSCLHRALVNTYRERRSLVYFVCPREDKIVRPPDNLLCRNEERKYPDFTWSNLFEFTQKHYRADVATLQSFIEWQQCSNSNPSNF from the exons ATGCCATATGCAAAAATGTCTCCTCCCCTAATGGAATTAAGTGCTTCCACTCTAGTACTTTACCCTGCATCACAGCCACCACAAGAGCCTAAAAATGAGAACAATGGGGGCATAGTTTTTGACTCAAAAAATTTGCAGCAAATGCAAGGGGAAATGCCCAAAGAGTTCCTTTGGCCTTCTAGGGACTTGGTTGACACCACCCAAGAGGAGCTAAAGGAACCCCTTGTGGACCTAGCAATCTTTAAGAATGGTGACGAGAAAGCTATTTCCAATGCAGCAGAGCTTGTGAGAAAAGCATGCTTGAAGCATGGGTTTTTCCAAGTGATAAACCATGGTGTGGACCCAGATCTCATTGATGCTGCATATCATGAAATTGACTCCATTTTTAAGCTCCCATTGAGCAAAAAGATGGGTGCTAAGAGAAAACCTGGTGGTGTCTCAGGGTACTCTGGTGCTCATGCAGATCGTTATTCGTCCAAGTTGCCATGGAAAGAGACGTTTTCTTTCCTCTATGATCACCAAAGCTTCTCCAACTCCCAGATTGTTGACTACTTCAAGTCTGTGTTAGGGGAGGATCTTCAACACACAGG GAGGGTATATCAAAAGTACTGCGAGGCAATGAAGGATTTATCTTTAGTAATTATGGAGCTATTGGGTATTAGTTTGGGTGTGGATCGTGAGCATTATCGAAGATTTTTTCAAGATGGTGACTCAATAATGAGGTGCAACTATTATCCACCTTGCAACAGAGCGAACCTCACCTTAGGCACTGGCCCTCACACTGATCCAACCTCACTAACCATTCTTCATCAAGACCAAGTTGGAGGTTTAGAAGTTTTTGTAGATAACAAATGGCTCGCTGTTCGCCCTCGATCTGAAGCCTTAGTCATAAACATAGGTGATACTTTCATG GCATTGTCAAATGGGAGATACAAGAGTTGTCTACACAGGGCATTGGTGAACACATACAGGGAGAGAAGGTCCCTTGTTTATTTTGTGTGTCCAAGAGAAGACAAAATAGTGAGGCCCCCAGACAATTTGTTATGCAGAAATGAGGAAAGGAAGTACCCTGATTTCACATGGTCCAATTTGTTTGAATTCACACAGAAGCACTATAGGGCTGATGTTGCTACCCTCCAAAGCTTCATTGAGTGGCAGCAATGCTCTAATTCCAACCCTTCCAACTTCTAG
- the LOC100816834 gene encoding gibberellin 20 oxidase 2 isoform X2 → MPYAKMSPPLMELSASTLVLYPASQPPQEPKNENNGGIVFDSKNLQQMQGEMPKEFLWPSRDLVDTTQEELKEPLVDLAIFKNGDEKAISNAAELVRKACLKHGFFQVINHGVDPDLIDAAYHEIDSIFKLPLSKKMGAKRKPGGVSGYSGAHADRYSSKLPWKETFSFLYDHQSFSNSQIVDYFKSVLGEDLQHTGRVYQKYCEAMKDLSLVIMELLGISLGVDREHYRRFFQDGDSIMRCNYYPPCNRANLTLGTGPHTDPTSLTILHQDQVGGLEVFVDNKWLAVRPRSEALVINIGIVKWEIQELSTQGIGEHIQGEKVPCLFCVSKRRQNSEAPRQFVMQK, encoded by the exons ATGCCATATGCAAAAATGTCTCCTCCCCTAATGGAATTAAGTGCTTCCACTCTAGTACTTTACCCTGCATCACAGCCACCACAAGAGCCTAAAAATGAGAACAATGGGGGCATAGTTTTTGACTCAAAAAATTTGCAGCAAATGCAAGGGGAAATGCCCAAAGAGTTCCTTTGGCCTTCTAGGGACTTGGTTGACACCACCCAAGAGGAGCTAAAGGAACCCCTTGTGGACCTAGCAATCTTTAAGAATGGTGACGAGAAAGCTATTTCCAATGCAGCAGAGCTTGTGAGAAAAGCATGCTTGAAGCATGGGTTTTTCCAAGTGATAAACCATGGTGTGGACCCAGATCTCATTGATGCTGCATATCATGAAATTGACTCCATTTTTAAGCTCCCATTGAGCAAAAAGATGGGTGCTAAGAGAAAACCTGGTGGTGTCTCAGGGTACTCTGGTGCTCATGCAGATCGTTATTCGTCCAAGTTGCCATGGAAAGAGACGTTTTCTTTCCTCTATGATCACCAAAGCTTCTCCAACTCCCAGATTGTTGACTACTTCAAGTCTGTGTTAGGGGAGGATCTTCAACACACAGG GAGGGTATATCAAAAGTACTGCGAGGCAATGAAGGATTTATCTTTAGTAATTATGGAGCTATTGGGTATTAGTTTGGGTGTGGATCGTGAGCATTATCGAAGATTTTTTCAAGATGGTGACTCAATAATGAGGTGCAACTATTATCCACCTTGCAACAGAGCGAACCTCACCTTAGGCACTGGCCCTCACACTGATCCAACCTCACTAACCATTCTTCATCAAGACCAAGTTGGAGGTTTAGAAGTTTTTGTAGATAACAAATGGCTCGCTGTTCGCCCTCGATCTGAAGCCTTAGTCATAAACATAG GCATTGTCAAATGGGAGATACAAGAGTTGTCTACACAGGGCATTGGTGAACACATACAGGGAGAGAAGGTCCCTTGTTTATTTTGTGTGTCCAAGAGAAGACAAAATAGTGAGGCCCCCAGACAATTTGTTATGCAGAAATGA